A region of the Romboutsia hominis genome:
ACTCTATCTATTATGTTATTTGCAACAGTAGATATATTAGTTCCGTATTGTAGTATAACATATAATTCTATAGCTATAGTGTTATCTTCTAATTCTTGTACTAAAACACCTTTTAATACGTTCTCACCTTTTAATAGTTCTACTATACCCTTAGTTTTATATGCTAAACCTACTAATCCATAACTTTCCATAGCAGCTCTGTATGCAATTTGTGCTATAACATGTTTATCTATTTCTATATTTCCATATTGATTACTTACTTTTACGCTCATGATTTACCCCCTTAGGTTCATATTTTTATTTGGAATAAATATTTTATTTATATTATTATAAAAATTTATATATCCTATAATACTATAAATATGATATAATTTAAACCTACGTAATTATTTTGTAATAGTAAATATTTTATTTTAAATATTTACTTTATACAAAATTATATATATAATTTTATATGATAACAAGACATTGTTCAATATTTGTTAAGCAAATATATATTTCTATTGCACGTTTTTAATATTTATGTTAATATAAATATGTTTTTAGTCTTTAAATAGTTATCATTTTAAGGAGGTGTACGTAAATGGCAAAGGTATGTAGCGTATGTGGTAAAGGAAAGGTTTCTGGAAACCAAGTATCACACTCAAATAGACATAACAGAAGAACATGGTCAGCTAACTTAAGAAGCGTTAGAGCTATAATAGATGGAACTCCTAAGAGAGTTAAAGTTTGTACTAGATGTTTACGTTCTGGAAAAATAGAAAGAGCTTAATTGTTCTTTAAAGCCTACTAATTAGTAGGCTTTTTTATTTCATATGTATTTTTATAATTTCATCTAATGATTATAGTAATTACATTAATTACTTTTTCTTGCTTCCCTTCATAAACTTTAATATAATTCCAGCTATCCATTTAGGCATTTTTATTGTTACCATTTTCATTTAACATTCCCCCAATAATATTATTTATTTGGCTTACTTATAAAGCATATTCAAGTATCAATAAAAAAATAGTAAAACTCCACATCCAATTAAAATAACTGCTGTAAGCAATGTCCAAATCCACCCCGGAAGCATCATAGATAAAAGTACTGCTCCTCCTGTTGACAAACATAACATTCCCAATAACACCTTAGAGCTATTTTTCATTAAAACACCTCCTTGAGTTATTTTACTATTTAAACTTATGTATATATTAAATTTATGCAAAATAGTCCATATTTAGACCTGTCCCACTTTTTATTAATAAATTTTTTCAAAATAAAAAGACGTATTTCAAAATACATCTTTTACAAAAGTTCTATCAATTTATCTATACTTTTTTTATCACACATATCTATTTGTTTATTAAAACTATCTAAAATCAACTTATCATCTTCTGTAAGATCTCTAAAATCTTTTTTATCTATATATACCTTTAATCCCTTCATAAGGATTTTGTCTTTTATACTTAATTCATTATAGAATATTGAACCTCTAAAATTAACTAAAGTTATATTACTTGCTATTTCATCACTAAAATTTTTATCTATTAGATTTTTTCTTAATTCTTCAGAAATTGACTCCATACCTACAGTAAATATTATTACTCTTTTATCTTTTATATTATGAAAGTTTTTCTCTATAAAACTTATTCCATTTATTTTGCTTGCATATATTCCTCCACCATATATTATAGTGTTATATTCTTTTAAATCCTTATTTCTAATATCACTAACTTCATATAAATCGGCATTTAGCCTCATTGCTATCCATCCAGAATATTTTTTAGTACTTCCATATTTAGATTTATATATAACCGCTACCTTATTATCCATAAAACCCCTCCAAAATTATAATTATTACTATATTTGACTTATGTGTTTTATAATCCTTTTATACAATTTAAATATTTTAAGTTTATATAGATTTATATTTTTTAGCTCATAAATAATATTAATTTAGTATTATTACACAAAAAAGATGACTTTCGTCATCTTTTATATATTTCTAATAGCAATTAAACTACCTTCATTTACTTTTACTCTACATTTATTTTCTAACATTACATTAGATATTCCTAATGGCAAATAAAACTTCATATCATATTCCTCTAAGGGATATTCAAAATTAGTAAGGGTAACTCCTTTTGCATCACCACTTAAAGGTATTACTGATACAGTATCTCCTATATTTCCTTTAATTTCTATTTCTTCATTTATAGCTATCTGTATTATCTCTTTTTCACTTATTATAGTAGGTATCATTCCTATACTTTTTACAAAGTACAATAAGTTTATATTTGCAATAGTATGATCTATTCTTCCTCCCAAAGCAAAATAAAAATCAATTTCCTTTACTTTAAGATTTTTAGCTAGATAAATACACAACTCCGTATCTGTTTCATTTTTTTTCGAAGGAAACCTTTCAAACTTTACATTTAGGTTCTTATAATAATTGACTATACTACTATCTACAGAATCTAAATCCCCTATTATATAATCTGGAACTATATCCATGTTGTAGATATGATTTGCTCCTCCATCTGCACATATTATATAGTCGTACTTATTTTTGGCTAATATTTCTTTAATATTATTGTAGTTCTCTGATTTTCCATTTAGTATAATGCAAGCTTTTTTCAATTTTTATACCTATAAACTAGCATTTTCTCTAAATAAATTTACTGTTTTTACTATATCATCACTATTAAATATTGCAGAACCCGCAACTATTATATTAGCCCCAGCCTTAACAACTTTATCTACATTGGTAGGCTTTATTCCTCCATCAACTTGTATGTCTATATTTAAATTTCTATCATCTATTAGTTTTTTTAATTCTTCTATTTTAGGTATCATACCCTCTATAAATGATTGCCCACCAAATCCTGGATTGACAGTCATTATAAGTACCATATCTACATCTTCTATTACATGTTTTATAGTTTCTATTGGTGTTGCTGGGTTTAGTGCAACTCCAGCTTTTACATTGTACGATTTTATATTTTGTATAGTTCTGTGTAAGTGTTTACATGCTTCTTGATGAACAACTATTAAATCACAACCTGCATCTACAAAATCCTTTATATAATTATCTGGATTTTCTATCATTAGATGTGCATCAAATACCATATTTACATCTTTTCTAAGGGACTTAACAAGACCTGGCCCTAAAGTTATATTTGGAACAAAATGTCCATCCATAACATCGATATGAAGGTATTCACATCCTGCACTTTCTACTTTTTTTACATCTTCTAATAGTCTTGCAAAATCTGCTGATAATATTGACGGTGCTAATTTAATCATTTTAATATCTCCTCTTCCCTTGTCTTATTTCATTTAATAATTGTATATAGCTATCATATCTTTTTTTAGATATTTTTCCTTCACTAACAGCTTCTTTAACTGCACAACTTGGTTCATTTTCATGTATACATCTAAAACCAAATCTACAGTCATCAAACTCATCAAATTCTATAAAATATTCTTTAAGTTCACTTTCTTCTATATCATCAAGAGTTAGAGAACTAAATCCAGGTGTATCTGCTACCATTCCTCCACACTCTAGTTTTAAAAGTTCTGCATGTCTTGTTGTATGCTTACCTCTTTTTATTTTATCACTTACTTCACCAGTTTGTAACTCAAAGTTTTTATCTATTTCATTTAATAGACTTGACTTACCTACCCCAGATGGACCTGCGAATACTACTACATTTCCATTTAATTCTTCTTTTATCTTATCTATATTTAATTTAGTTTTATTGCTAACTGGTATTACTTTATATCCACTTATTTCATATATATTTTTTAGCTCTTCTACTAAATCTCCATCTTCATCTAAATCTACTTTAGTTAAAACTATGACTATATCTAGGTTTTCCTTTTCAGCCAATACTATAAATCTATCTAATAACGATAAATTAGGCTTAGGATTTTTTATAGCAAATACTATAAGTGCTTTGTCTACGTTTGCTATAGGTGGTCTTATAAGTTCTGTATCTCTTTTGTCTATTTCCTCTATTACACCCTTTTTATCCTCTTCATCTACTATATTTATTTTTACTCTATCCCCAACTAAAGGTGTTATCTTTTGCTTTCTAAATATTCCTCTAGCTTTACATTCATATATCCCATTTTCAGTGTCTATGTAATAAAATCCCCCTATTCCTTTTACAATTTTTCCATCTAACATCTATTTCCTCCTCTAATTTTTCTAGCATAATTATTCTTTCCTATTTTTATATAATATCATAATAAGTTAACAATTAACCTATATTTATTTTTTATTACTTAAAATATCATTAATATTTATTAAAATAAAAGCCCAACTTATTAAGTTGGACTTTTTTGTTTAACTAATTTATTCTTGTGATTGTGTAGTATTTCCACTTCCTTCAGTACCAGTGTTATTTCCTCCACCTTGAGAAGGATTACTTCCTCCATTGTTTGAATTTTCTCCACTAGGTGAATTTCCACCTGTGTTTCCTCCAGTATTACCACCAGCATTATCCCCTGGTTTTTCTGGAGTAGTATTACCTGATTCCCCTGAGTTACCTTGACTATTTCCAGAATTATTTGAACCATTACCTGTCTCTGGTTTAGTGTTTTGATTTTCGTCTGGTGTAACTACTGGAGGAGTTTGTGTATTATCACTTTCCTCTTTTTTATTTTCTTCAGGTGGTGCTACTGGCTTAGGTCCCTTACTTACCACTACATCAACTGCTTCTCCATTCCCTGAAATAGATGTACCTGATTGAGGTGTCTGTCTAATTATATTTCCTTCTTTAAAGCTTTCGCTAAACTCTTGCTTAACATTGCCTAAAACTAAATTATTTTCTCTTAGTACACTCTCTGCTTCTATTAAGCTAAGTCCAACTACATTTGGAACCTGAGCTTGTTTTTTACCTTTACTTAAAACGATAGTTACAGAATCTCCTTCTTTTACTTGTTTTCCAGCTTCCGGCATTTGAGATATTACATGGTTAGCTTCTACATTTGTATCATATTCTTCTTTTATTGTTACATTTAAGCCTAAATCATCTAGCTTTCTTTGAGCTTCATCTAAGCTCATATTTTTAACATCAGGAGTAATCACTGTCTCCACTCCTGTTTGATTGCTATTTGATCCTAATAAATATTTGCCTGCTAGATAAACTTGAGCACCTAATATTATTATCAATATTACTGCTGCAACTACAAGTATTTTTTTCATTAAAGGGCTATCTTCTTTTACTTCTTTTTTTCTTCTATTTGAATTCTTAGATTTCTTTTTTTCATTTCTGTTTTGCTTAGGGTCTTCATACTCGTCTTCGTCTTCATAATCATCATATTCATCATCATATGCTTCTTCTTGATTATCATCAACATTAACCATAGAGTTTCTTAATTCCCTATCTTCTATCTTTTGAGTAGCATAGTTATCATATTCTTTTATAAAATCTAAATCTATATTCTTTTCTATGTACTCAATATCTTCTATCAATTCTTCTGCACTTTGATACCTATCAGCACTAGATTTTTCTGTTAGCTTTTTTATAATAGTTCTTACACTTTGAGGAATTCTAACTTTCTCCTCTTGAGTGAAATCTAAATTATCATTTATATGCTGAAGTGCTATTGATATAGGACTATCTCCCCTAAATGGTACCTTACCTATTAACATTTCATATAATACTATTCCTAAAGAATAAAGATCTGCATTACTAGTTACAAATTTACCTTTAGCTTGTTCTGGTGAAAAATAATGTACAGAACCTATTATACTTCCAATGTTTGTCATAGTAGAATTAGATACAGCCTTAGCTATACCAAAGTCTGCTACTTTAACTATTCTGCCTTCATTTGATATAAGTATATTGTGAGGTTTTATATCTCTATGAATAATACCTTTTCTATGTGCTGCACTAAGAGCCATAGCTATTTGTTTAGTTATATCAAGTGCAGTATATTCATCTAAAACACCTTCATTTTTTATTATTTCTTTTAAATTTTGCCCATCTATAAATTCCATTACTATGTAATGAACTTTTCCATCTTCTCCTACATCATATACATTTACTATATTAGGGTGCGATAAACTAGCTACAGCTTCTGCTTCTCTTTTAAATTTTCCTAAGAACTCCTCATCATCAACAAATTCAGGTCTTAAAACTTTTACAGCTACAGTTCTGTTTAAAAGTCTATCTTTAGCTTCATATACAAAAGCCATTCCTCCATCGCCAATTTTTCTAATAATTTCATATCTATTACCTAAAACAGTCTCTCCCACTTTATCACCATCCTATTTATCCTCTATTACTATAACAGATATATTGTCCCTTCCAGACATGCTGTTTGCTTTATTTATTAAATCATCACTTATCTCTTTGACTTCAATGTCTTTCATCATAATCTCTTCAATACTTTCATTATCAACAAATCCTGTTAAACCATCACTACATAAAAGAATTTTATCTCCTCTATCTATTTCATGCTTAAATATATCGACAATAACTATTTCTTCACTTCCCATAGCTCTTGTTATATGATTTCTTCTAGGATGATTTTTAGCTTCTTCCTCTGTTATGATGTTTGCCTTTATTAGCTCTTCAACTACAGAATGATCCATTGTAACTTTTTTAAATTCATTTTTACTTAATAAATAACATCTACTATCTCCAACATTAGCTACATATAACTTATTTTTATATAGTATAGCCGTTGTTAAAGTAGTCCCCATGCCTGAATATTCTTCACCACTTATAGACTTTTTATATATTATGGAGTTCACTTCATTATAAGCTTGTTTTATTATATCATCTATATAGTCTATTTTGATGTTATTATTTTGTAATAAGTTTTCCTTTAAGAAAAACATTATATTATCTACTGCTAGCTTACTTGCAACTTCTCCTTTTTTATGTCCACCCATTCCATCTGCTAGGGCAAATATGCCTATATCAGCAGAATCCGTTTTTATAATTTCACCCATACAATAATCTTCGTTATTTTTCCTAACTAGGCCTATGTCTGAGTCACAACTATAAATCATTAGACTTCCCCCCTAAAGCTACTTATGCTTTCTTCTTAATTGTCCACAAGCTCCACCAATATCAGAGCCCATAGATATTCTAACTGTAGCTGGTATATTATTTTTTTCTAATATATCTTTAAACTTGTATATATGAGACTTATCTGGACGTTTAAAGTCTCTTTCTTCTACATTGTTTATAGGTATTAAGTTAACATGACATAACATGCCCTTTAGTAACTTTATTAGTTCATTTGCTTCATTTGGCGAATCATTTACACCTTTTATAAGAGAGTACTCTAGGGTAACCCTTCTATTTGTCTTTTTTATATAATACTTGCAAGCATCTAGTATCTCCTTTATAGGATATGCATTTGCTATTGGCATAATTTCTTTTCTTTTTTCATCATATGGAGAGTGAAGTGATAAAGCAAGGTTTATAGGTATCTCTAAATCTGCAAGTTCTCTCATTTTTGGTGCTATACCACAAGTTGATAAAGTTATATGTCTATAACCTATATTTAAACCATTTTTATCATTTACTATTTCTAAAAACTTCTTAGTATTTTCAAAGTTATCTAGTGGTTCACCACTTCCCATTAAAACAAGATTTGATACTCTTTTACCTGTATCTTCTTGTATTTTTAGTATTTGATCTAAGATTTCCCAAGGCTCTAAATTTCTTAAAAGCCCATCTATAGTAGATGCACAAAACTTACATCCCATTCTACATCCTACTTGATTTGATATACAAACTGTAACTCTATCATCGTAATCCATCATTACAGTTTCTATTATATTACCATCGTTTAATAAAAATAAATACTTTTTAGTTTTATCAATCTTTGATTCTAATTTCAATTCGATTTCTATATTTCCTATATAGGATACTTCAGCTAATTTTTCTCTTAAACTTTTTGGAATATTATTCATATCATCAAAAGTCTTAGCACCCTTGTATATCCAAGAGTAAACTTGACTTCCTCTAAAAGCTTTTTCTCCTATAGTTTTCATAAACTCTTTTAGCTCTTCTTCTGTAAAGTTTTTTAATGCAACTTTATCTTGATTCATATTTTATCACTACCTTACTTTTCTTAATTTTGCTATAAAGAAACCATCCATTCCATGTATGTTAGGGTATATTTTTAAATATCCTTTATCTTGGTTATCTAAATCTACATTCACTTCATCTATAGGTACTAATTCAAAATCATTGTTAGTCTTTATAAACTCATTTATTATATTTATATTCTCAGTATCTTCTATAGTACAAGTACTATATACAAGTATTCCATCTTTCTTAACATACTTAGATGCATTTTCTAATATAGTTTTTTGTATTAAAGGTAAATCTTTTAGTTCTGCCTTTGTTTTATATTTTATTTCTGGTTTTCTTTTTATTATTCCAAGTCCTGAACATGGTACATCTGCCAATACATAGTCAAATTTATTTATACTTTTTTCATCTACTTTAGATGAGTCAAATTTTTCTACAACTACATTTTTAAGACCTAATCTATTTACTGTTGATGTTATAAGTTTTAATTTATGTTCAAATATATCTCTGGCCAAAACTTCTCCAGTATTATTCATAAGAGTCGCTAAATGAGTAGTTTTTCCACCTGGTGCACTACACATATCAAGTACTAATGAATTTTTTTTAGGATTAACTACTTTTCCAACTAACATTGAACTTATATCTTGAACTGTAAATAATCCTTCTTTAAACAATTCATTATTTTCTATATTTTTAAAGTTTTCCACTCTTATAGCTTCTTCTATAAGGTTTACTTTATAAGCTTTTACACCTATATTATTTAGCTTTTCTATAAGTTCACCTCTGTTAATTTTTAAAGTGTTAACTCTTAAGTATAAATTTGGCTTTTCATTATTAGAATCTAATAAATCTTTTGTGAATTCTTCTCCAAAGTTTTTAATCCAATTTTTTATCATCCATGGACTATAAGAGTATTTAGTAGATAAATACATTATGTTATCATCTATATCTACTTTTAAAATCTCTTCTTTTTTTCTTATTATATTTCTAAGTATTGCATTTACAAATCCTGATGATCTTTTATCATATTTTTTGACTAAATTTACGGTCTCATTAACAGCTGCATAATCAGATATACTATCTAAAAATGCTATCTGATATACACCTAATCTTAGCAATATTTTAACACAAGTTGACATCTTTTGTGTCTTTATCTTAGAAAGTTTATTTATTATATAATCTAAATAATATTGATTTTCTATTACACCATATATTAATTCTGTAGCAAGACCTCTATCTTGATTAGTCATTTCAATTTTCTTAAAATGTTTATTTATTGATGTATTAGAATAATTATTATTCTCCTCAATATCTAAAAGTACCTTATATGCTATTTCTCTTGCCTTCATGCTATTTCTCCTTAATTTAAACAGAAAAAGTCCTAGAAACCCTAGGACAATCTCCTTTAATCATTATCTCTGTTTGCTATTGCTAATAATCTAAGTAGTTGTAAAACTGAAGTTAATGCTGCAGCTACATAAGTTAATGCTGCTGCTGTAAGAACCTTTCTACTTTGATTAGATTCTCTTTTGTCTACTATTCCTAGATTATTAAGCTGAACTATAGCTCTACTTGATGCATTAAATTCAACTGGTAATGTTACTATTTGGAATAAGACTGATGCTGCAAATAGTATTATTCCTATTTCTAAAAATGGTCCCCTCATTATAAATCCTAAAGCAATTAATAACCAAGATATATTAGATGAAAAATTAACTATAGGAACTAAAGCACTTCTAAAATTAAGTGGTACATATCCTTTAGCATGCTGTATTGCATGGCCACATTCATGTGCCGCAACTGATATAGATGTTATCGATGTTCCATAATATATATCTTGTGATAATCTAACAGTATTACTTCTTGGATCATAATGGTCAGTTAAATGCCCTGTAACCATTTCTATAGATACGTTATTTAATCCATTAGAATTTAATATTGTTCTTGCTACTTGTTCTCCAGTATAACCTTTACTTGAATTCACTCTTAGATACTTACTAGTAGTACTACTTACTTTAAATTGAGCATAAATAGTAAAAAGTATCGCTGGAATTAATATCATAATTGTAGGGTCTAAACCATACCCATATCCATATGGATAAAACATATAAAACACTCCTATCTTAATTTAATATAGATTCTTATAAAGATAAGCTATATATTCTCTCTGTAAAAAATTTTATAGCTTCTTCAACTTCATTTATATCTATATTAGTATCTACACAAGGTCCATTAGGTCTTTTATTAAATACACCTAAAACGGGTACATGTCTCATATCTTGTACTCCAGCTGTTAAGTCCCTTTCACAAGCTACTGCTATAACAGCTTTTGGTCTGTTATCCATTATTATTTTTCTGGCTAGTGTTCCCCCTGTAGCTACAAATATATTTACATTTGTTTTTTCTTTTAATTTTACTAAATCTCCTATATTACACAAACCACAAGTTGCACAGTTTTCTATTTTGTTAGTAACTTTTAACTTACAGCTATTTCTTTGAACACAATGAGGTATTAATATTAATATTTCTTCTGGCTTTAAGTTATAACTATTACTATATATATATTTATTGTTTAATTTTATATATACCTTTCTTATTTCATTTTTGGGTATATTAACAAATTCTGCAATAATAGTTATTATAGGAAATAAAAATGATACAATTTTAAAGTTAACCTTCATTAAAGATGAGTCTACATCTTTATCCCTTATAATATTATTTGTAACTACTATAGAAAATATTATTACTATCGATGCTAATAATATTAGTATATCTGTTATTATAGCAAATACACCTGCTAAAGTAGATATAAAAAAGTTAACAAGTAAACCTATAGTCAAAAGAATTACTAATAATATACCTATGGCCGTCATATACTTTTTTGATTCTACCATTTTATTTACCTAGCCTAATATTTTTGAAGTATCTATACTGTTTCCCTTTATATATTCAGAAACTAAAACTCTTTTCTTTCCTGGCATTTGTATTTCTTCAAGTAATATTACTTTATCTAAAGTGCTTACTTTTATACCATCTTTATCAACGCTTAATATAGTTCCAGGTGCTTTTTGACTTTCCTCATTTAGCACTTTCGTCTTCCATACTTTCATAGTCTTTCCATCATAAGTTGTATATGCACTTGGCCATGGATTAACCCCTCTTACAAGGTTATGTATATCTTTTGCACTTTTATTAAAATCTATATTTCCTAAAGACTTATCCATCATAGGTGCATAACTAAACTCATCATGATTTTGCTTAGTTCTTGGTGCACACCCTTTTTCAATTAAGTCTAAAGTTTCTTTTAGAGTTTCTGCTCCAACAACCATCATCTTATCATGAAGCTCTCCTGCTGTTATTTCATTATCTAATGCAAACTCTTTTTGTAGTATCATATCTCCAGTATCTAGACCTTCATCCATATACATAGTAGTAACTCCTGTTTTTTCTTCACCATTTATTATTACCCAGTTTATAGGTGCCGCTCCTCTATATTTTGGAAGTAAAGAAACATGGACATTTATACAACCAAACTTAGGAATATCTAATATAGATTTAGGAAGTATTTGTCCATAAGCTACAACTACTATTACATCTGGATTTAATTCCTTTAATACATTTGCAAACTCTTCATCTCTTGCCTTTAATGGTTGATATACTGGTATATCATATTTAAGTGCAAGCTCTTTAACAGGAGGCATTCCAAGCTTTTTACCTCTATTTTGAGGTTTATCTGGTTGAGTTATCACACCTATTACTTCATGTTTTTCATCTATTATTTTTTGTAAACACCCAAGAGCAATCTCAGGTGTACCCATAAATACTATCCTCATTTAATCATCTCCTACTACTTTTGTACTTTGTCTACAAATAATACACCATCTAAATGGTCTATTTCATGGCAAAATGCTCTTGCTAAAAATTCTTCAGCCTTTATTTCAACATATTGACCTTGTCTATTAAATGCTCTTACTGTTACATAATATGGTCT
Encoded here:
- a CDS encoding DUF116 domain-containing protein, coding for MVESKKYMTAIGILLVILLTIGLLVNFFISTLAGVFAIITDILILLASIVIIFSIVVTNNIIRDKDVDSSLMKVNFKIVSFLFPIITIIAEFVNIPKNEIRKVYIKLNNKYIYSNSYNLKPEEILILIPHCVQRNSCKLKVTNKIENCATCGLCNIGDLVKLKEKTNVNIFVATGGTLARKIIMDNRPKAVIAVACERDLTAGVQDMRHVPVLGVFNKRPNGPCVDTNIDINEVEEAIKFFTERIYSLSL
- the fmt gene encoding methionyl-tRNA formyltransferase, whose translation is MRIVFMGTPEIALGCLQKIIDEKHEVIGVITQPDKPQNRGKKLGMPPVKELALKYDIPVYQPLKARDEEFANVLKELNPDVIVVVAYGQILPKSILDIPKFGCINVHVSLLPKYRGAAPINWVIINGEEKTGVTTMYMDEGLDTGDMILQKEFALDNEITAGELHDKMMVVGAETLKETLDLIEKGCAPRTKQNHDEFSYAPMMDKSLGNIDFNKSAKDIHNLVRGVNPWPSAYTTYDGKTMKVWKTKVLNEESQKAPGTILSVDKDGIKVSTLDKVILLEEIQMPGKKRVLVSEYIKGNSIDTSKILG